In Paenibacillus algicola, a genomic segment contains:
- a CDS encoding four-carbon acid sugar kinase family protein — translation MKLKLAYYADDFTGGTDSMQMLANAGYKTMLFLEPPTAEWLETHYPELECIGVAGISRSMNTCQMNRELRPSLHKLASLDADLLHYKICSTCDSSETIGNVGKVMEWLRPLYPDQPFIPFLAASPELGRYTVFGHHFAAWNDIIYRLDRHPVMAKHPVTPMGESDLRLHFAQQTRLRCGQLNILDIERHDDLTEVCTQLAKDVDFVILDAVNQEHMTRIGRLLRTMSARAPLCTVGSSGIQTAWALGSPSHQVHNSAVTIPSRPTLVLSGSCSPTTRQQMDAAEQHGFRIVRLEVHQWLEHPLIEEQQTNDLISLLQEGHSAVAYTASGPDDEAIPQLRDKLAQHGLKAADSGEFIGRRLGSIAKRAVKEAGIRRLVLAGGDSSGFASRELGVTGLQMLWSVSPGAPLCHCYSEDPEIDGLELALKGGQLGHVHYFESIRSGTW, via the coding sequence ATGAAGCTGAAGCTCGCATATTATGCAGATGATTTCACCGGCGGCACAGATTCAATGCAGATGCTGGCCAATGCCGGCTACAAAACGATGCTGTTCCTGGAACCCCCAACCGCTGAATGGCTGGAGACTCATTATCCAGAGCTTGAATGTATCGGGGTAGCCGGAATCAGCCGCTCCATGAACACTTGCCAAATGAATAGGGAGCTGCGCCCCAGCTTACATAAGCTGGCTTCACTAGATGCAGATCTATTACATTACAAAATCTGCTCCACCTGTGACTCCTCAGAGACGATCGGAAACGTGGGGAAGGTTATGGAATGGCTAAGGCCGCTCTATCCCGACCAACCGTTCATTCCTTTCCTTGCAGCCTCTCCTGAGCTGGGGCGCTACACCGTATTCGGACATCACTTTGCCGCCTGGAATGATATCATTTATCGGCTGGATCGGCATCCGGTTATGGCGAAACATCCTGTAACACCGATGGGAGAAAGTGATCTGAGGCTGCACTTCGCTCAACAAACGAGGCTGCGATGTGGACAACTCAATATATTAGATATTGAACGTCACGATGATCTGACGGAGGTCTGTACCCAGCTGGCTAAAGACGTGGACTTTGTAATCCTTGATGCGGTTAACCAGGAGCATATGACCCGAATCGGTCGTTTACTGCGCACAATGTCCGCCCGTGCTCCGCTGTGTACCGTCGGCTCTTCCGGCATTCAGACCGCCTGGGCGCTGGGTTCTCCATCGCATCAGGTTCATAATTCGGCGGTAACCATTCCGTCCCGGCCGACGCTCGTGCTCTCCGGCAGCTGTTCGCCAACGACGAGGCAGCAGATGGATGCGGCTGAGCAGCATGGCTTTAGAATAGTCAGGCTGGAGGTCCACCAATGGCTGGAGCATCCATTAATAGAAGAACAACAGACGAACGATCTGATATCCCTGTTACAGGAAGGACACAGCGCTGTTGCCTATACGGCATCGGGACCTGATGATGAAGCCATTCCCCAGCTTCGCGACAAGCTTGCTCAGCATGGATTAAAGGCTGCGGATTCCGGGGAGTTCATCGGCCGCCGGCTCGGGTCCATTGCCAAGCGCGCAGTAAAAGAGGCGGGGATTCGCCGTTTGGTGCTTGCTGGAGGAGATTCATCTGGCTTTGCTTCTAGAGAGCTCGGTGTGACCGGGCTTCAAATGCTGTGGTCAGTGAGTCCTGGAGCACCGTTATGTCATTGTTATTCAGAAGATCCGGAGATTGACGGGCTGGAGCTTGCTCTCAAGGGAGGACAGCTGGGTCATGTTCATTATTTCGAGAGTATCCGCAGCGGAACATGGTGA
- a CDS encoding class II aldolase/adducin family protein: MNKQLRNELVQTGRYLLDHQLTWGNSGNLSARSSSEDMLITASGTELGHLDEDHFVKVSLHDGEWSSSSKPSKELPMHRAVYLARDDAHAVIHASPFWSTLAACSSLAIPSNLFVESMYYVEKIAYVDYVHPGSLELGEAVEHAAAEAEVIMLRNHGVIVFDRSVKEAVMRLQTLEMTCRMLVTALQAKLSLHELDALIVEDFLNHANYKPRMNRKVGKRNGQ; encoded by the coding sequence ATGAATAAGCAGCTGAGAAACGAGCTTGTGCAAACAGGAAGATATCTACTGGATCACCAGTTAACTTGGGGGAACTCTGGTAACTTGAGTGCTCGATCTTCGTCAGAGGATATGCTGATCACGGCTTCAGGCACGGAGCTGGGCCATTTGGACGAGGATCATTTTGTAAAGGTGTCCTTACACGACGGCGAGTGGTCATCAAGCTCCAAGCCCTCCAAAGAACTGCCGATGCATAGGGCGGTGTATCTAGCTCGGGACGATGCCCATGCGGTCATCCATGCGTCACCCTTCTGGTCGACTTTGGCGGCTTGTTCAAGCTTGGCGATTCCATCCAATCTATTTGTTGAGTCAATGTATTATGTAGAGAAGATTGCGTATGTAGATTATGTTCACCCAGGCTCTCTTGAGCTGGGAGAAGCTGTAGAGCATGCTGCAGCGGAAGCAGAGGTGATCATGCTTCGAAACCATGGTGTGATCGTCTTCGACCGCAGTGTGAAGGAGGCCGTGATGCGGCTTCAGACACTTGAAATGACTTGCCGGATGTTGGTTACAGCCCTGCAAGCCAAGCTTTCATTACATGAGCTGGATGCATTGATCGTGGAGGATTTTTTAAACCATGCCAACTACAAACCAAGAATGAATAGAAAAGTAGGTAAACGAAATGGACAATAA
- a CDS encoding Gfo/Idh/MocA family protein: MDNNFRGVMVGAGFFADIQLEAWASVHGGGIVGIYDQDFQKAQHIAHKYGIEVYSSFDDMLASVKPHFIDICTPPDSHSYYARLAADASLPILCQKPLSTTLKEGRELVQYCKERRVPLMINENWRWQAWYREIKKLIDAKALGEVYTAYFSMRPGDGWGSNPYAMQPYFKKMEKFLLFETGVHYIDTFRYLFGEMESVYCRTRTINPVIKGEDFAIAQFHFDNGVTVIYDANRTTYKEHERSLTYGCMTIEGTGGSLRLQEDGRLFYTARGGTEQEHTYPIPANGWKGGSTIATQQHFIDGLAGKCAFETSGEDYLITFETVFACYESASSNKAVSLLPRPVTTSPVINHSQ; the protein is encoded by the coding sequence ATGGACAATAACTTCAGAGGAGTTATGGTAGGTGCCGGTTTTTTTGCAGACATTCAGTTAGAGGCCTGGGCATCGGTACACGGCGGCGGCATTGTCGGGATCTATGATCAAGATTTCCAGAAAGCACAGCATATAGCTCACAAATATGGGATTGAGGTCTATTCTTCATTTGATGACATGCTGGCCTCGGTCAAGCCGCACTTTATAGATATATGTACACCACCGGACTCGCACAGCTATTATGCCAGATTAGCTGCGGATGCAAGTCTGCCGATTCTGTGTCAGAAGCCCTTATCTACAACATTAAAGGAAGGCAGGGAGCTGGTACAGTATTGTAAAGAGCGCCGGGTCCCTTTGATGATCAATGAGAACTGGCGCTGGCAGGCTTGGTATCGCGAGATCAAAAAACTGATAGATGCTAAAGCTTTGGGTGAAGTATACACAGCTTACTTTTCCATGCGGCCTGGAGACGGATGGGGCAGCAATCCGTATGCCATGCAGCCTTATTTCAAAAAGATGGAGAAATTTCTGCTGTTTGAGACCGGGGTGCATTACATTGACACGTTCCGGTATTTATTCGGTGAGATGGAGAGTGTGTATTGCAGAACCAGAACGATTAATCCCGTCATTAAAGGTGAAGATTTTGCAATTGCACAATTTCACTTTGATAACGGTGTGACTGTAATTTACGATGCTAATCGAACCACTTATAAAGAACATGAACGATCTTTGACCTACGGCTGCATGACGATTGAGGGAACCGGGGGCAGTTTGAGGCTTCAAGAAGATGGAAGGCTGTTTTATACAGCTCGGGGCGGTACAGAGCAGGAGCATACATATCCTATTCCCGCGAATGGCTGGAAGGGTGGAAGCACGATCGCGACACAGCAGCATTTTATTGATGGCTTGGCTGGGAAGTGTGCATTTGAAACGTCCGGGGAGGATTACCTGATTACCTTCGAAACGGTGTTCGCTTGTTATGAGTCAGCCAGCAGTAATAAGGCGGTATCTTTGCTTCCTCGACCGGTCACCACATCCCCAGTCATAAATCATTCCCAATAG